In Euphorbia lathyris chromosome 9, ddEupLath1.1, whole genome shotgun sequence, the following are encoded in one genomic region:
- the LOC136206007 gene encoding putative pentatricopeptide repeat-containing protein At1g12700, mitochondrial isoform X2 gives MGHQPNVITYSTIVNGLCKIGNMHVAVCLLKRMVEKGCEPDVVTYSAIIDGLCKCNQVKEAFELFKEIKSREVLPNVITYNSLIHGLCYSSKWKEASALFEEMLVKNIVPDVVSYSILVDELCKGGMIMKAQSMVSKMIQTGVEPNVITYTSLIDGYGLHGQMHLAIKVFDVMKRKGCNPNVRTYNTLINWYGKKKLIYEAKQLLYEMSSRDLVPNQYTYNSIIYGLCHARRPWEALEFLKDSCASGYLPDVVTYSALLHGFCKNGHLDIAFSLFHEMEVRKLKPNAVTYTILIQGMCKAGRFKDVKKLLSRFFADGLQPTIYTYSIIIDGLSKKGFLDEAYQIFRNMENNLFSPNNCCYNVIIHGFLRRKDLAMAAKLIHEMRDKGFCADNTTFALVAENKDIVELL, from the coding sequence ATGGGTCATCAACCTAACGTCATCACTTATAGTACTATTGTGAATGGTCTATGTAAAATTGGAAATATGCATGTAGCTGTTTGTTTGCTGAAAAGAATGGTTGAGAAAGGTTGTGAGCCTGATGTTGTGACATACAGTGCCATTATTGATGGTCTTTGTAAGTGTAACCAAGTTAAGGAAGCATTTGAGCTCTTCAAAGAGATTAAGAGTCGAGAAGTTTTGCCTAATGTTATCACTTACAATTCACTAATTCATGGTCTGTGTTATTCGAGCAAGTGGAAGGAAGCTTCTGCGTTGTTTGAAGAAATGCTGGTTAAGAATATTGTGCCTGATGTAGTTAGTTACAGTATATTAGTTGATGAACTTTGCAAAGGAGGAATGATAATGAAGGCCCAATCTATGGTCAGTAAAATGATTCAAACAGGTGTTGAGCCTAATGTCATTACATACACTTCACTAATAGATGGATATGGCTTACATGGACAAATGCATCTAGCTATTAAAGTGTTTGATGTGATGAAGAGAAAGGGATGCAATCCTAATGTCCGTACATATAACACCTTGATCAACTGGTATGGTAAGAAGAAACTTATTTACGAGGCAAAACAACTTCTTTATGAAATGTCTTCTAGAgatttagtcccaaatcaataTACTTATAATTCTATTATATACGGCTTATGTCATGCCAGAAGACCTTGGGAAGCACTCGAGTTTTTGAAGGACTCATGTGCAAGTGGCTACCTTCCCGATGTAGTAACATACTCAGCTTTGCTACATGGTTTTTGTAAAAACGGGCATCTTGATATAGCATTCTCCTTATTTCATGAAATGGAAGTGAGAAAATTGAAGCCTAATGCAGTTACATATACTATCCTAATTCAAGGCATGTGCAAAGCTGGAAGGTTTAAAGATGTCAAGAAATTGTTATCTAGATTTTTTGCTGATGGGTTGCAGCCTACAATATACACGTATAGTATAATCATTGATGGGCTTAGCAAGAAAGGATTCCTAGATGAAGCATACCAGATCTTCAGAAATATGGAAAACAATCTCTTCTCGCCAAATAATTGCTGTTATAATGTGATTATTCATGGATTTCTTAGGCGCAAGGATTTGGCGATGGCAGCAAAACTCATTCATGAAATGCGTGACAAGGGTTTCTGTGCAGACAACACCACATTTGCCTTGGTAGCGGAGAATAAAGACATCGTGGAATTACTATAA
- the LOC136206007 gene encoding putative pentatricopeptide repeat-containing protein At1g12700, mitochondrial isoform X1, with protein MLTITTRRLLASSSSASSLTSSPFHQIKAFISLLHTHNSATEVNEAVSSFNKLLRTRTRPSVIEFNKLLSALVKMKQFQTVISLSKQMELVRIKPNIYTCNILINCFCHLERVDLGFSVLSKIYKLGFQPSIVTFSTLINGFCRDGKIGHAVDLFDKIEAMGHQPNVITYSTIVNGLCKIGNMHVAVCLLKRMVEKGCEPDVVTYSAIIDGLCKCNQVKEAFELFKEIKSREVLPNVITYNSLIHGLCYSSKWKEASALFEEMLVKNIVPDVVSYSILVDELCKGGMIMKAQSMVSKMIQTGVEPNVITYTSLIDGYGLHGQMHLAIKVFDVMKRKGCNPNVRTYNTLINWYGKKKLIYEAKQLLYEMSSRDLVPNQYTYNSIIYGLCHARRPWEALEFLKDSCASGYLPDVVTYSALLHGFCKNGHLDIAFSLFHEMEVRKLKPNAVTYTILIQGMCKAGRFKDVKKLLSRFFADGLQPTIYTYSIIIDGLSKKGFLDEAYQIFRNMENNLFSPNNCCYNVIIHGFLRRKDLAMAAKLIHEMRDKGFCADNTTFALVAENKDIVELL; from the coding sequence ATGCTCACCATCACCACCAGACGCCTTCTTGCTTCTTCCTCTTCAGCTTCATCTCTCACTTCTTCTCCATTTCATCAGATTAAGGCTTTCATTTCTCTCCTCCATACTCATAACTCTGCCACTGAGGTCAATGAAGCTGTCtcttcctttaataagcttctTCGTACAAGGACCCGACCTTCTGTAATCGAGTTCAATAAATTGCTGTCTGCACTGGTTAAGATGAAGCAATTTCAGACTGTCATTTCCTTGTCCAAGCAGATGGAATTGGTGAGAATTAAACCCAATATTTACACTTGTAATATCTTAATTAATTGTTTCTGCCATTTAGAGCGTGTTGATTTGGGGTTTTCTGTTCTCTCCAAAATTTACAAGCTTGGTTTTCAACCTAGCATTGTGACCTTCAGTACTTTAATTAATGGTTTCTGTAGAGATGGTAAAATTGGTCATGCTGTAGATCTATTTGACAAGATAGAGGCCATGGGTCATCAACCTAACGTCATCACTTATAGTACTATTGTGAATGGTCTATGTAAAATTGGAAATATGCATGTAGCTGTTTGTTTGCTGAAAAGAATGGTTGAGAAAGGTTGTGAGCCTGATGTTGTGACATACAGTGCCATTATTGATGGTCTTTGTAAGTGTAACCAAGTTAAGGAAGCATTTGAGCTCTTCAAAGAGATTAAGAGTCGAGAAGTTTTGCCTAATGTTATCACTTACAATTCACTAATTCATGGTCTGTGTTATTCGAGCAAGTGGAAGGAAGCTTCTGCGTTGTTTGAAGAAATGCTGGTTAAGAATATTGTGCCTGATGTAGTTAGTTACAGTATATTAGTTGATGAACTTTGCAAAGGAGGAATGATAATGAAGGCCCAATCTATGGTCAGTAAAATGATTCAAACAGGTGTTGAGCCTAATGTCATTACATACACTTCACTAATAGATGGATATGGCTTACATGGACAAATGCATCTAGCTATTAAAGTGTTTGATGTGATGAAGAGAAAGGGATGCAATCCTAATGTCCGTACATATAACACCTTGATCAACTGGTATGGTAAGAAGAAACTTATTTACGAGGCAAAACAACTTCTTTATGAAATGTCTTCTAGAgatttagtcccaaatcaataTACTTATAATTCTATTATATACGGCTTATGTCATGCCAGAAGACCTTGGGAAGCACTCGAGTTTTTGAAGGACTCATGTGCAAGTGGCTACCTTCCCGATGTAGTAACATACTCAGCTTTGCTACATGGTTTTTGTAAAAACGGGCATCTTGATATAGCATTCTCCTTATTTCATGAAATGGAAGTGAGAAAATTGAAGCCTAATGCAGTTACATATACTATCCTAATTCAAGGCATGTGCAAAGCTGGAAGGTTTAAAGATGTCAAGAAATTGTTATCTAGATTTTTTGCTGATGGGTTGCAGCCTACAATATACACGTATAGTATAATCATTGATGGGCTTAGCAAGAAAGGATTCCTAGATGAAGCATACCAGATCTTCAGAAATATGGAAAACAATCTCTTCTCGCCAAATAATTGCTGTTATAATGTGATTATTCATGGATTTCTTAGGCGCAAGGATTTGGCGATGGCAGCAAAACTCATTCATGAAATGCGTGACAAGGGTTTCTGTGCAGACAACACCACATTTGCCTTGGTAGCGGAGAATAAAGACATCGTGGAATTACTATAA